In Ochotona princeps isolate mOchPri1 chromosome 33, mOchPri1.hap1, whole genome shotgun sequence, one DNA window encodes the following:
- the LOC101533286 gene encoding cytochrome b-c1 complex subunit 10: protein MLTRILGPRYLQLAKNWMPTAGMWGAVGGVGLVWATDWRLILDWVPYINGKFKKDE from the exons ATGCTGACCCGCATTCTGGGCCCACGCTACCTGCAGCTGGCCAAGAACTG GATGCCCACGGCCGGCATGTGGGGTGCTGTGGGCGGCGTGGGGCTGGTGTGGGCCACTGACTGGCGGCTGATCCTCGACTGGGTGCCCTACATCAACGGCAAGTTCAAGAAGGACGAGTGA